Proteins encoded within one genomic window of Haladaptatus sp. QDMS2:
- a CDS encoding ATP-binding protein, producing MSSPELDVVEFLLTTHLYNQDRDRDENDLPPRYRRVFWGEDGIERPLPSTTKKAAAATGVEHPWEAVSGLMFTDFDDFNQVIKLTEADLAKQWYLDRADPERIMGVPTLTAAFAEEVEDLDYDRARAENRPLRADRVWIDSLLEEYFDSEEEEEMLDLVDVLAPEEIEMSLDDLVLTEDQEGEILKIMKAIEHRDYLAQIGLREIGKLLYVGPPGTGKTTTARALAHELDLPFVEVKLSMITSQYLGETAKNVEKTFEVAKRLSPCILFMDEFDFVAKTRASDEHAAIKRAVNTLLKSIDNISLVQDDVLLIGATNHPDQLDAAAWRRFDEIVNFPKPDHQMRSDILWVITRNMEIVDFDPGEVADLTEGLTGSDLRLVMREAVLEALTEERMVLTQQDLLDAITDFEERDTLKDLDMMNGDHDALIAGGSDLPGGSDDGHDHDHDDHDHDHSHD from the coding sequence ATGAGCAGCCCGGAGCTTGACGTCGTTGAGTTCTTGTTGACGACACATCTCTACAACCAAGACCGCGACCGCGACGAGAACGACCTGCCGCCCCGATATCGCCGGGTTTTCTGGGGCGAGGATGGCATCGAACGACCGCTTCCCTCGACCACGAAGAAGGCCGCCGCGGCCACGGGCGTCGAACACCCCTGGGAAGCCGTCTCGGGGTTGATGTTCACGGACTTCGACGACTTCAATCAGGTCATCAAACTCACCGAGGCCGACCTCGCGAAGCAGTGGTATCTCGACCGTGCCGACCCAGAGCGCATCATGGGCGTCCCGACGCTCACCGCCGCCTTCGCCGAGGAAGTCGAGGACCTCGATTACGACCGCGCTCGCGCCGAGAATCGACCACTGCGTGCCGACCGCGTCTGGATTGACAGCCTGTTAGAGGAGTACTTCGACAGCGAGGAAGAAGAGGAGATGCTCGACCTCGTGGACGTGCTCGCGCCCGAGGAAATCGAGATGAGCTTAGACGACCTCGTCCTCACCGAGGACCAGGAGGGCGAGATTCTGAAAATCATGAAGGCCATCGAGCATCGCGACTACCTCGCCCAGATTGGCCTCCGCGAAATCGGGAAACTCCTCTACGTCGGCCCGCCCGGAACCGGGAAGACGACGACGGCACGCGCTCTCGCCCACGAACTCGACCTGCCATTCGTCGAGGTGAAACTGTCGATGATTACGAGCCAGTATCTCGGTGAGACGGCAAAGAACGTCGAGAAAACGTTCGAGGTCGCAAAACGCCTCTCGCCGTGTATCCTGTTCATGGACGAGTTCGACTTCGTGGCGAAAACCCGCGCGTCGGACGAGCACGCGGCCATCAAGCGCGCCGTGAACACCCTGCTCAAGTCCATCGACAACATCAGCCTGGTGCAGGACGACGTACTTCTCATTGGGGCGACGAACCACCCCGACCAACTCGACGCGGCGGCGTGGCGACGCTTCGACGAAATCGTCAACTTCCCGAAGCCGGACCACCAGATGCGCTCTGACATTCTCTGGGTCATCACCCGGAACATGGAAATCGTGGATTTCGACCCCGGCGAAGTTGCAGACCTCACCGAGGGGCTGACCGGCAGCGACCTTCGTCTCGTGATGCGCGAAGCCGTGCTCGAAGCACTCACCGAAGAGCGGATGGTGCTCACCCAGCAGGACCTTCTCGACGCGATTACCGACTTCGAGGAACGTGATACGCTGAAGGACCTGGACATGATGAACGGCGACCACGACGCGCTCATCGCGGGCGGGAGCGACTTGCCCGGCGGCTCCGACGACGGCCACGATCACGACCACGACGACCACGATCACGACCACAGTCACGACTGA
- a CDS encoding MBL fold metallo-hydrolase, translating into MQVTLLGTGDTTGTPTPNCDCDTCVEARERGVHRSRFSVHIHNERTEETLLVDVSPDFRHQFLTNDVPLPDAALITHIHFDHVDGLGNVYRLLSDLPVYAADETDPVTGESVAETIRDKFDYLSAITVCDFSPFETRRICGLDVTLVPVDHPPLLCYGLTVEDPETGAKLSISGDTSFDLPDDSRELLKNPDLLLADGIVPGHLSEYHPAGGSHHDADGTARTFGTKHMTREGAIALGEELNASITRLVHIAHYYPVEEAFEDPLAVDGEQYQL; encoded by the coding sequence ATGCAGGTCACGCTCCTCGGGACGGGTGACACGACGGGGACGCCCACGCCGAACTGCGACTGTGACACCTGCGTCGAAGCCCGGGAGCGTGGCGTCCACCGCAGCCGATTTTCCGTCCACATTCACAACGAACGCACCGAGGAGACGCTGCTCGTCGATGTGAGCCCCGACTTTCGCCACCAGTTTCTCACGAACGACGTGCCGCTCCCCGACGCGGCGCTCATCACCCACATCCACTTCGACCACGTCGACGGCCTCGGCAACGTCTATCGCCTGCTCTCTGACCTCCCCGTGTACGCCGCAGACGAGACGGACCCAGTCACCGGCGAGAGCGTCGCCGAAACGATTCGGGACAAATTCGACTACCTGAGCGCCATCACCGTCTGCGACTTCTCGCCGTTCGAAACTCGGAGGATTTGCGGCCTCGACGTGACGCTCGTGCCGGTTGACCACCCGCCGCTGCTCTGCTACGGACTCACCGTCGAAGACCCGGAGACCGGCGCGAAACTCTCGATTTCCGGTGATACGAGCTTCGACCTGCCCGACGACTCACGAGAACTGCTCAAAAACCCGGACCTCCTGCTCGCCGACGGCATCGTCCCAGGCCACCTCTCCGAGTACCACCCCGCCGGCGGAAGCCACCACGACGCAGATGGCACCGCCCGAACCTTCGGGACGAAACACATGACTCGCGAAGGCGCGATTGCTCTCGGCGAGGAACTGAACGCCTCAATCACTCGCCTCGTGCACATCGCCCACTACTATCCCGTCGAAGAAGCGTTCGAAGACCCGCTCGCCGTAGACGGCGAGCAGTATCAGCTATAG
- a CDS encoding DUF5787 family protein → MSEFAFEVALCAQLERERAQIIARQLGASVHGRRIMDIVCVQPGPEFDARASITPHEIPDAAIESSAGVGQAKYYRNCFDMHPERARSVAERAIDIGFFERVRRGSRLYVRQTARYPDDWFGKVVGIENKPDLSVPGDLELQLRKDVSLGVFDEVILATESYVTRAHLNRIPAEVGVWRFRPETGGLEVVREPTPLDPSASGVDIVDEFAGRTDMRVATPEEKARLRRRMAERAYGKGWRSFDLPACVHGATTVVAGADGIPYCEWKDAIVNPAEACGPACPGYEPADPPAVDITAIRDGRTPWVANPSGPRKQSGLDRFL, encoded by the coding sequence GTGTCTGAATTCGCGTTCGAGGTGGCCCTGTGCGCCCAGCTCGAGCGCGAGCGAGCCCAAATTATCGCCCGCCAACTGGGCGCGAGCGTCCACGGGCGGCGCATCATGGACATCGTCTGCGTCCAACCCGGCCCCGAGTTCGACGCCCGGGCGTCGATTACACCCCACGAGATTCCCGACGCGGCCATCGAGAGCAGTGCGGGCGTCGGGCAGGCCAAATACTACCGCAACTGCTTCGATATGCACCCAGAGCGGGCACGGAGCGTCGCAGAGCGCGCCATCGACATCGGTTTCTTCGAGCGCGTGCGCCGGGGGTCACGCCTCTACGTCCGCCAGACGGCGCGCTATCCCGACGACTGGTTCGGGAAGGTCGTCGGCATCGAGAACAAACCAGACCTCTCCGTGCCGGGCGATTTGGAACTCCAGTTGCGAAAAGACGTCTCTCTCGGCGTGTTCGACGAGGTGATTCTCGCCACTGAATCCTACGTGACACGGGCGCACCTGAACCGCATCCCCGCAGAAGTCGGTGTCTGGCGGTTTCGACCCGAAACGGGGGGGCTCGAAGTCGTGCGGGAACCGACCCCGCTTGACCCGTCTGCGTCGGGCGTAGACATCGTCGACGAGTTCGCCGGGCGGACCGACATGCGCGTCGCGACGCCCGAAGAAAAGGCCCGACTCCGCCGCCGGATGGCCGAGCGCGCGTATGGCAAAGGCTGGCGAAGTTTCGACCTTCCGGCGTGTGTCCACGGGGCGACGACGGTGGTTGCAGGAGCCGATGGCATCCCCTACTGCGAGTGGAAAGATGCAATCGTCAATCCGGCAGAAGCGTGCGGGCCGGCGTGTCCCGGCTACGAACCGGCCGACCCGCCCGCAGTAGACATCACAGCCATCCGCGACGGGCGGACACCGTGGGTCGCGAACCCGAGTGGCCCGCGAAAACAGAGCGGCCTCGACCGATTTCTATAG